The Molothrus ater isolate BHLD 08-10-18 breed brown headed cowbird chromosome 1, BPBGC_Mater_1.1, whole genome shotgun sequence genome includes a window with the following:
- the DLEC1 gene encoding LOW QUALITY PROTEIN: deleted in lung and esophageal cancer protein 1 (The sequence of the model RefSeq protein was modified relative to this genomic sequence to represent the inferred CDS: inserted 1 base in 1 codon) has translation MAEESPNIGTADHSAELGMAEGSPNSGAAPTQDSGAGLGMAEGSRSGDPQDISHVLASAFKDLYTGDVLEGDMATNWINSQGGDSVYQDSYTDELDKLLAEYKSRLTEADKAEKEISRAQARAQREEARVLKQMKIHAGKNFHKLGLPPVASSFRWIVDNELLRKNNLICPEDYITEKLPLAKAPKGESEPGYLKGARKQRAFSLDESVYLTDSVTSVSSALSSVQDSSLEAKTISKKPKASQKQARKESKSWKAEELSEYLSRLEKRQNYLKNPRFFPPNTLDGGKSLVISQEKVEEIIARRKAEDAKGDTSFVPVFLASPPSVLFLYDKAGQVYEMTVEVRNITSTGQHVRLIPPSTSVFFIWPGKYPGKGGMIAPGMACQYTVQFIPEYLGEYEDHILVESQVSESFVIPIQAKVSLPVLTLPDFIDCGSCLVGGIKTTTILCRNEGVRTGKFSIMQGKACPAQGRGVAATADFVVQDPFGIQPAGLVLAPGQNATIQVVFFPSLPEVSQQTFTILCDNYPVKYVTVTGLGEVIALELLFVTGGESKAELGEVTDGTAQHLIRFEPQNPQSTKEKXLVIRNPTNLELPFFWQITKPDLKPLIPEETADFTEVKNDQDPESAFSLNPKQGVLLPCADHEFVLTYAPQELKSYHSVLQMVVRDTTESPCLVEERMLQNIPECRVEDVIALKIEVKGSTEPYNLLLEPYAIIIPGENFIGVNVKKKFKLWNNSKTLIKYTWEKITDCEIIEVEPRTGVIDVNKCCEFVLAISGSKPGVISRNLPCHVELCPEPVMLHIEAAFKGPFLCIGVPSLRFGLTKQGETVSRTFEIKNLSQVPAQWRMQESQVFLAQRNEEVSTFTIQPSAGEIPPLGLCTVSVHFTSLQCQRLQTVLELEVENGEGSHLPVFVEVQTPQVCLISSHLVFNEIYTGVPVKATNKLFNQTLLPAKYLWGKPIGSQAASCSIVVSPASGTLGPNEEREFCIELSANTVGELKDLTLCCSIEDMAEPLFLSISGEVKGLHVTYSVPSGSGIDSDEGQMPQSPCELLLDFGSEVAVKDVVKHQLILTNLTAISAPFTLEAEYFSACLVPPEQGACPYLVKKRGPVTEHAARKVKSEFAAALLSHGKGAAFHIQPSRGTLEAFQQLTIEIAAYNNIWGEYQDNLVCKVGHLQCKLIPMQMTVKGCPIFLQVTGPKPEPPIVRFGTQVSGGSPVLRRVQLNNPTPFDIRLDLEVYNQEPDDEKLVDLLVLFGDPFPPVDMAGNEAASSGSTSESEVVLKLDPAAIPCGSVYPALESTDEPPGSDSKDLEISSQESAGEKNISVLIRPHEGVPADSPYSVAPRQIVLPGGGSSDVFISFTPLVIPDTEAELCCDALLLGFMSLDSKLARGVPGKVRRSHGYEAPALRVHVEAVLRHPLLDVEMDHDRGMVFYSVASDLLPAKPFFGVLTDAVITQSLKLMNCTKVRLYFRLFLSTPSMPFSLSSSDPKKSTETSHSKKEERKQQLQHLLYPQQNMLVQVSFHTNLELLRYQHLPETQLLPGCQVLQLESGERKLKFNQNLVIEHSNCTTQLVPVTAYLTVPVLELSCDRVDFQTCFVAQTKTEHVFLYNRSGCRSYWTALLDEQKSPKTMQVFSIFPTKGILEAREGEAPTREILQISFAARSNTDYEAIVTISGMLEEKPCKLHLRGRGVHCGKVH, from the exons ATGGCTGAGGAGAGCCCGAATATCGGCACAGCGGATCACAGCGCCGAGCTGGGCATGGCTGAGGGCAGCCCCAACTCCGGAGCAGCTCCAACGCAGGATTCCGGCGCCGGGCTGGGCATGGCTGAGGGGAGCCGCAGCGGCGACCCCCAG gataTCTCCCATGTGCTGGCTAGTGCCTTTAAGGACCTGTACACTGGAGATGTTTTGGAGGGGGACATGGCAACAAACTGGATTAATTCCCAAGGAGGAGACAGTGTTTATCAAGACAGTTACACAGATGAGCTAGACAAG CTTCTGGCTGAGTACAAGAGCCGACTGACAGAAGCtgacaaagcagaaaaggagatCAGTCGGGCCCAGGCCCGAGCACAACGTGAAGAGGCAAGGGTTCTAAAGCAGATGAAGATTCATGCAGGGAAAAATTTCCATAAACTGGGGCTGCCTCCAG TGGCATCCTCCTTTCGCTGGATTGTGGATAATGAActtctcagaaaaaataatttaatctgtCCTGAGGATTACATCACTGAGAAATTACCTCTTGCCAAAGCACCAAAAG GAGAATCAGAACCTGGATACCTGAAAGGGGCACGTAAACAACGTGCTTTTTCACTGGATGAGAGTGTCTACTTAACTGACAGTGTGACAAGTGTGTCTTCAGCTCTGTCCTCTGTCCAGGACTCCAGCCTTGAGGCTAAAACCATCAGTAAG aaaccTAAAGCTTCACAGAAACAAGCCAGGAAGGAGAGTAAGtcctggaaagcagaggaaTTAAGTGAGTACCTCTCCAGACTTGAGAAAAGACAGAATTACTTGAAGAATCCACGCTTTTTCCCACCAAATACTCTGGATGGAGGCAAATCTCTTGTAATTTCTCAAGAAAAAGTGGAAGAAATCATAgccagaagaaaagcagaagatgcTAAAGG tGATACCTCATTTGTTCCTGTGTTTCTTGCCAGTCCACCTTCTGTCCTGTTTTTGTATGATAAAGCTGGGCAGGTTTATGAG atgaCTGTAGAGGTACGGAACATCACTTCAACAGGTCAACATGTAAGACTTATCCCTCCCTCtacttcagtatttttcatttggcCAG GAAAATATCCAGGAAAGGGAGGAATGATTGCTCCTGGGATGGCATGCCAGTATACAGTCCAGTTTATTCCTGAATATCTGGGAGAGTATGAAGATCATATATTAGTGGAGAGTCAAGTATCAGAATCTTTTGTCATCCCAATCCAAGCTAAAGTATCACTTCCAGTATTAACAT TGCCTGACTTTATAGACTGTGGTTCCTGCCTTGTTGgaggaataaaaacaacaacaattttGTGCAGAAATGAGGGAGTTAGGACTGGGAAGTTCTCTATAATGCAGGGAAA AGCTTGCCCTGCTCAGGGGAGAG GC GTGGCTGCCACTGCTGATTTTGTGGTACAGGATCCTTTTGGGATCCAGCCTGCTGGTTTGGTGCTAGCTCCAGGGCAGAATGCAACAATACAG gtagtttttttcccttctttgccAGAAGTCTCCCAGCAAACATTCACCATTTTGTGTGACAATTATCCAGTCAAATATGTTACAGTCACAG GGCTTGGAGAGGTGATTGCTCTGGAGCTTTTGTTTGTCACAGGTGgagaaagcaaagctgagctgggTGAAGTCACtgatggcacagcacagcacctcaTACGCTTCgagccccaaaacccccagagCACTAAGGAGA ATCTGGTCATAAGGAACCCCAC CAATCTAGAACTTCCCTTCTTCTGGCAGATAACAAAGCCTGATCTGAAACCATTAATACCAGAAGAAACTGCAGACTTTACAGAGGTCAAAAACGATCAAGACCCAGAGTCAGCCTTCTCCCTAAATCCCAAGCAGGGAGTTTTGCTTCCCTGTGCAGATCATGAGTTTGTTCTCACTTATGCTCCACAGGAG CTGAAGAGTTATCACAGTGTGCTGCAGATGGTAGTGAGGGACACCACAGAATCACCTTG TTTAGTAGAAGAGAGGATGCTTCAAAACATCCCAGAATGCAGAGTAGAGGATGTAATAGCACTGAAAATAGAAGTTAAAGGCTCAACAGAACCATACAACCTTCTTCTGGAACCGTATGCCATTATTATCCCTGGAGAAAATTTCATTGGTGTAAATGTCAAGAAAAAATTTAAG CTGTGgaacaacagcaaaacattgATCAAGTACACATGGGAGAAAATCACAGACTGTGAGATCATCGAAGTTGAGCCTCGTACTGGTGTCATAG ATGTGAATAAATGCTGTGAATTTGTACTGGCAATTTCTGGGAGCAAACCTGGGGTCATCAGCCGTAACCTGCCATGTCATGTTGAGCTGTGTCCAGAGCCAGTTATGCTGCATATTGAGGCTGCTTTTAAG GGTCCATTTCTTTGTATTGGTGTTCCATCACTCCGGTTTGGTTTGACTAAGCAGGGTGAGACTGTGTCAAGAACCTTTGAGATAAAGAATCTCTCTCAGGTGCCAGCACAGTGGAGGATGCAAGAAAGCCAAGTTTTTCTAGCTCAAAGGAATGAAGAG gtaTCCACGTTCACCATCCAGCCATCAGctggagaaattcctcctttGGGTCTGTGCACAGTTTCAGTTCACTTCACATCACTGCAGTGCCAGCGTCTCCAGACAGTGCTGGAACTGGAGGTGGAAAATGGAGAAGGAAG TCATCTTCCTGTTTTTGTTGAAGTTCAGACCCCCCAAGTGTGCCTGATATCTAGTCATCTAGTATTCAATGAAATTTATACTGGAGTTCCTGTCAAAGCAACCAATAAACTTTTTAACCAGACACTGCTGCCAGCAAAGTACTTATGGGGAAAG CCCATTGGAAGCCAGgcagcctcctgctccatcgTGGTGTCCCCTGCCAGTGGCACCTTAGGGCCAAATGAAGAGAGGGAATTCTGCATAGAGCTGTCAGCTAACACTGTG ggTGAGCTGAAAGACCTCACACTTTGCTGTAGCATAGAAGACATGGCTGAACCCCTCTTCCTGAGCATTTCTGGAGAAGTGAAGGGACTACATGTCACATACTCAGTACCTTCTGGCAGTGGAATTGACAG TGATGAAGGACAAATGCCACAAAGCCCATGTGAGCTTCTTTTGGACTTTGGGTCTGAAGTTGCAGTCAAAGATGTTGTAAAGCATCAGCTGATTCTTACAAATCTCACTGCAATCAGTGCTCCATTCACACTGGAAGCTGAGTATTTTAGTGCCTGTTTGGTGCCTCCAGAACAAGGAGCCTGCCC ctaCCTGGTGAAAAAAAGGGGACCTGTCACAGAGCATGCAGCCAGAAAAGTAAAGTCAG AGTTTGCAGCAGCATTGCTGTCCCACGGGAAGGGAGCAGCTTTTCATATCCAACCTTCCAGAGGAACTCTGGAAGCTTTCCAGCAGCTCACCATAGAAATAGCAGCTTACAACAACATATGGGGAGAGTACCAGGATAACCTTGTCTGTAAG GTTGGACACTTACAATGTAAATTAATTCCTATGCAAATGACTGTGAAAGGCTGTCCAATCTTCCTGCAGGTGACAGGACCAAAACCAGAGCCACCCATTGTCAG GTTTGGCACTCAAGTCTCAGGAGGGTCCCCTGTGCTTCGGAGGGTCCAGCTCAACAATCCCACTCCCTTTG ACATCCGCCTGGACTTGGAAGTTTACAACCAAGAGCCAGATGATGAAAAGCTGGTGGACCTGTTGGTGCTCTTTGGAGACCCTTTTCCTCCTGTGGACATGGCTGGAAATGAAGCTGCATCAAGTGGTAGCACCTCAGAGTCAGAGGTGGTGTTAAAGCTGGATCCAGCTGCCATTCCCTGTGGGAGCGTTTATCCAGCTCTGGAAAGCACAGATGAG cctccaggtTCTGACAGCAAAGATCTGGAAATCAGCAGTCAGGAgtctgcaggagagaaaaatatctctgtaCTCATCCGACCTCATGAGGGAGTGCCTGCAGACAGCCCCTACTCCGTTGCTCCAAGGCAGATT GTGCTTccaggaggtggcagcagcGATGTTTTCATCTCCTTCACCCCGCTCGTCATCCCGGACACcgaggctgagctgtgctgtgacgCGCTGCTGCTGGGCTTCATGAGCCTGGACAGCAAG CTGGCAAGGGGGGTGCCCGGCAAGGTGCGGCGCAGCCACGGCTACGAAGCTCCAGCACTCCGAGTGCACGTGGAGGCTGTCCTGAGACATCCCCT GTTGGACGTGGAGATGGATCACGACAGAGGAATGGTGTTTTATTCAGTGGCGAGTGATCTCCTACCTGCCAAGCCTTTCTTTGGA GTTTTGACAGATGCAGTAATTACTCAGAGTTTGAAACTCATGAATTGTACCAAGGTTCGGCTGTACTTCAGGCTCTTTCTGTCTACACCCTCTATGCCCTTCAGCCTCTCCAGCTCAGATCCCAAAAAGAGCACTGAAACATCCCACAgcaagaaggaggaaaggaaacagcaaCTGCAACATTTACTTTATCCACAGCAAAACATGCTG GTGCAAGTGTCATTCCACACAAATCTGGAGTTACTCAGGTATCAGCATTTGCCAGAGACCCAGCTGCTTCCTGGATGCCAAGTGCTCCAGCTGGAGAGTGGAGAGAGAAAGCTGAAGTTTAATCAAAATCTGGTCATTGAGCACAGTAACTGCACTACGCAG CTGGTCCCAGTGACTGCCTACCTCACTGTTCCagtcctggagctctcctgtgACAGGGTTGATTTCCAGACCTGCTTTGTTGCACAGACCAAGACAGAACATGTCTTCCTGTATAACAGGAGTGGCTGCAGAAGCTACTGGACTGCTTTGCTGG ATGAACAGAAAAGCCCTAAAACCATGCAAGTATTTTCCATCTTCCCAACCAAAGGCATTTTGGAGGCACGTGAAGGGGAGGCACCTACCAGAGAGATTCTGCAGATCAGCTTTGCTGCAAG GAGCAACACTGACTATGAAGCAATTGTGACCATTTCTGGAATGCTGGAAGAGAAGCCTTGCAAGCTGCACCTCAGAGGGAGAGGAGTGCACTGTGGGAAGGTGCATTAA
- the ACAA1 gene encoding LOW QUALITY PROTEIN: 3-ketoacyl-CoA thiolase, peroxisomal (The sequence of the model RefSeq protein was modified relative to this genomic sequence to represent the inferred CDS: inserted 1 base in 1 codon) yields MAAAARRAQLLLGHLAGAAPGXGAAPRAVPCSGGPPRAGSPDDVVVVHGRRTAIGRARRGGFKDTTPDELLAAVMTAVLQDVNLRPEVLGDICVGNVLQPGAGALIARVAQFLSGIPETVPCSSVNRQCSSGLQAIINIAGGIRNGSYDIGLACGVETMSLRSANNPGDISSSMMDNPKARDCLIPMGITSENVAEKFGVSRKKQDAFALASQQKAAKAQQMGLFKTEIVPVKTTVADNEGNKKTITVHQDEGIRPSTTLEGLAKLKPAFKEDGSTTAGNASQVSDGAAAVLLAKRSKAAQLGLPVLGVLRSFAVVGVPPDVMGIGPAYAIPVAVEKAGLTLNDIDIYEINEAFASQAVYCVEKLGIPMEKVNPLGGAIALGHPLGCTGARQVVTLLHELKRRGKRAYGVVSMCIGTGMGAAAVFEYPGK; encoded by the exons atggcggcggcggcgcggcgggcgcagctgctgctggggcacttggccggggccgcgccgg ccggggccgcgCCCAGGGCCGTGCCGTGCTCCGGGGGCCCCCCGCGGGCCGGCAGCCCCGACGATGTGGTGGTGGTGCACGGCCGCAGGACCGCCAtcggccgcgcccgccgcggcGGCTTCAAG GACACAACACCTGatgagctgctggctgctgtgatgACAGCTGTCCTTCAGGATGTCAACCTCCGTCCTGAGGTGCTGGGAGACATCTGTGTGG GGaatgtgctgcagcctggagctggtgcCTTGATTGCAAGAGTTGCACAGTTTCTAAG TGGCATTCCAGAGACAGTGCCGTGCTCCAGTGTGAACAGGCAGTGCTCCTCCGGGCTGCAGGCCATTATCAACATAGCTG GTGGCATCCGAAATGGATCCTATGACATTGGCTTGGCCTGTGG AGTGGAAACAATGTCCCTCAGAAGTGCAAATAACCCTGGTGATATCAGTTCCAGCATGATGGATAACCCCAAAGCTCGAGATTGCCTTATTCCTATGGG AATAACCTCAGAAAATGTGGCAGAGAAGTTTGGAGTTTCCCGGAAGAAGCAAGATGCCTTTGCCTTGGCTTCCCAACAAAA agcAGCAAAAGCTCAGCAGATGGGACTGTTTAAAACAGAGATTGTTCCAGTGAAGACCACTGTTGCAGATAATGAGGGCAACAAAAAAACAATCACTGTGCACCAGGATGAAGGGATCAGACCCTCCACAACACTGGAAGGCTTGGCAAAGCTGAAACCTGCCTTCAAAGAGGATGGAAGCACTACAGCAG GGAATGCCAGCCAGGTCAGcgatggagcagctgctgttctcctgGCAAAACGCTccaaggcagcacagctgggactgccagtgctgggggtgctgaggtCCTTTGCTGTGGTGGGAGTGCCACCTGATGTGATGGGCATAGGGCCAGCCTATGCCATCCCTGTTGCTGTGGAAAAGGCAG GTCTGACTCTGAATGACATTGATATATATGAAATTAATGAAGCCTTTGCAAGCCAG GCTGTGTACTGTGTTGAGAAGCTGGGCATTCCCATGGAGAAGGTGAACCCCCTGGGAGGAGCCATagccctgggacaccccctGGGCTGCACCGGGGCTCGGCAGGTCGTCACTCTGCTCCATGAACTGAAGCGCAGAGGGAAGAG AGCCTATGGAGTCGTGTCCATGTGCATTGGAACCGGCATGGGAGCCGCAGCCGTGTTCGAGTACCCGGGGAAGTGA